A window of Polyodon spathula isolate WHYD16114869_AA chromosome 30, ASM1765450v1, whole genome shotgun sequence contains these coding sequences:
- the rnf6 gene encoding E3 ubiquitin-protein ligase RNF6 — translation MDPPSSGPERAGERGQAPSQERSHSEDERRRQQERLNREEAYYQFINELSEEDYRLMRDSNLLGTPGEITAQELRQRLDGAKERLSSQPRAENGEAVQQDTNRGSEAPGESSNGDSLLQWLNTFRRTGNATRSGQSGNQTWRAVSRTNPNSGEFRFSLEININHDQHEHSYDSGNEQPADTSSLPGATESGRLQRSTSTTARRTRNSTARLDPGRQAARSAGRTRNVQRTDIAEPSSAAAQRRLRSSTGRRALRRLRSALQQRSMGRTAEQRLERGQECPRVVQESGGQVGAPQSSEPRSSRTRTRINLRTGEDSDPQGRRSRSSASRRSRSPLRRSSAASASVSASASASASTAQLEESLDTSAEQRPSRVSGREAVGTAASAREGGQLESGSPSVEPPSLGVASEGVVEEAESNSSSSASVRRHPTIMLDLQVRRIRPGENRDRDSIASRTRSRVRMAENTVTFESDSGGFRRTISRSERAGIRTYVSTIRIPLRRISETGLGEPSSVALRSILRQIMTGFGELSSLMETEADSEGNPGSRSVDNGSATNSFQIHTNDSNASSVSLASRQPEAEPAVPLGLSAGTQLSGPGSGSREGRQSSRDTNNLVENGTLPILRLAHFFLLNDDEDDDHPRGLTKEQIDNLSTRNYGEGNLEAELSKTCSVCINEYAAGNKLRRLPCTHEFHIHCIDRWLSENSTCPICRQPVLDTRQN, via the exons GAGAAATCACTGCTCAGGAACTACGGCAGCGCTTGGACGGTGCCAAAGAGCGTCTGTCATCTCAGCCAAGAGCAGAAAACGGTGAAGCTGTGCAACAGGATACTAACAGAG GTTCTGAGGCCCCTGGGGAGAGCTCTAATGGTGATTCTCTGCTGCAGTGGCTCAACACGTTCCGCCGCACGGGCAATGCCACGCGGAGCGGGCAGAGCGGCAACCAGACCTGGCGAGCCGTGAGCCGGACCAACCCAAACAGTGGGGAGTTCCGCTTCAGCCTGGAGATCAACATCAACCACGACCAGCACGAGCACAGTTACGACTCCGGCAACGAGCAACCCGCCGACACCTCCAGCCTGCCCGGTGCCACCGAGAGCGGGAGGCTGCAGAGATCCACGAGCACCACCGCCAGGCGCACCAGGAACAGTACCGCTAGGCTCGACCCCGGCCGCCAAGCAGCCAGGTCGGCAGGCAGGACGAGGAACGTGCAGAGGACTGACATTGCCGAGCCATCATCAGCGGCCGCCCAGAGGAGGCTGAGAAGCAGCACGGGTAGGAGAGCCCTAAGAAGGTTGAGAAGTGCCTTGCAGCAGAGATCAATGGGCAGGACTGCCGAGCAGAGGCTGGAGAGAGGGCAGGAATGCCCCAGGGTTGTCCAGGAAAGTGGAGGCCAGGTGGGTGCGCCTCAGTCTTCGGAGCCTAGGAGTAGCAGGACTAGGACCAGAATAAACCTAAGGACAGGCGAAGATAGCGACCCCCAGGGGAGGCGGTCCCGGAGCTCTGCGAGCAGGAGAAGCCGCTCACCTCTGCGTCGGTCTAGCGCagcctctgcctctgtctctgcttCTGCTTCAGCCTCTGCCTCTACAGCCCAGTTGGAAGAAAGTCTGGACACATCTGCAGAGCAGAGGCCTAGCAGAGTGAGCGGGAGGGAAGCTGTGGGAACGGCTGCCTCAGCTAGGGAGGGTGGGCAGCTGGAAAGTGGGAGCCCTTCTGTGGAGCCACCTTCTCTAGGAGTAGCCTCAGAGGGTGTGGTGGAGGAAGCAGAGTCTAACAGCTCCTCTTCAGCCAGTGTTAGGAGACACCCGACCATCATGCTGGACCTCCAGGTAAGGAGGATCCGCCCCGGCGAGAACCGAGACCGGGACAGCATTGCCAGTCGGACGCGTTCCCGGGTCCGCATGGCAGAAAACACAGTGACGTTCGAGAGTGACAGCGGTGGCTTCCGACGCACCATATCCCGCTCGGAGCGGGCGGGGATACGAACCTACGTCAGCACTATCCGGATCCCCCTGCGGCGCATCTCGGAGACCGGCCTGGGGGAGCCCTCGTCCGTTGCTCTCCGGTCGATCCTACGGCAAATCATGACCGGCTTCGGGGAGCTGAGTTCCCTGATGGAGACTGAGGCAGACTCGGAGGGGAACCCAGGCAGCCGCTCTGTAGACAACGGCTCTGCCACAAATTCCTTTCAAATTCACACCAACGACAGCAATGCGTCCAGCGTGTCATTAGCAAGCAGACAACCAGAAGCTGAACCCGCTGTGCCCCTGGGGCTCAGTGCTGGGACCCAGCTGTCGGGGCCGGGCTCAGGAAGCAGGGAGGGCAGGCAGTCCAGCAGAGACACCAACAACCTGGTGGAAAACGGCACGCTGCCCATCCTCCGCCTGGCGCACTTCTTTCTGCTAAACGACGACGAGGATGACGACCACCCCAGGGGGTTAACCAAAGAGCAGATTGACAATTTGTCGACCCGGAACTATGGCGAAGGCAACCTGGAGGCGGAACTCAGTAAAACCTGCAGCGTTTGCATCAATGAGTACGCTGCGGGGAACAAGCTGAGGAGGCTGCCCTGCACCCACGAGTTTCACATCCACTGTATCGACCGCTGGCTGTCTGAGAACTCCACGTGTCCCATTTGCCGGCAGCCTGTCCTCGATACTCGTCAGAACTGA